One Faecalicatena sp. Marseille-Q4148 DNA window includes the following coding sequences:
- a CDS encoding galactoside ABC transporter permease has protein sequence MANENNKILTAEQELELRRPIEDHIGKIQAKIDGLRADGTDKVVAMQNAIDTMKRDKSLTKEEREHRIAAAHKELEQAKAVESKHKAEVAKLISEAENYLKAHFDKDYYQAVAASCAQEKVAAKEKYRLKVAELEKEHQELASKLKDHQEIKDENYVYKNRLFDAKLQYQKNLQEIKDRRHAAYNFKFHLIDLLRMSKFTFLETRAQKWENYKYTFNRRSFLLQNGLYIAIILIFIALCIITPIIKGAPLLTYNNVLNILQQASPRMFLALGVAGLILLAGTDLSIGRMVGMGMTTATIIMHQGVNTGSVFGHIFDFTKMSIGARMILALVVCVVLCTFFTTIAGFFTAKFKMHPFISTMANMLVIFGLITYATKGVSFGAIEPTIPNMVIPRVNGFPTIILWAVAAIAIVWFIWNKTSFGKNLYAVGGNPEAAAVSGISVFWVTVGAFMLAGVLYGFGSWLECMRMVGSGSAAYGQGWEMDAIAACVVGGVSFTGGIGKISGVVVGVFIFTALTYSLTILGIDTNLQFVFSGIIILVAVTLDCLKYVQKK, from the coding sequence ATGGCTAATGAAAACAATAAGATTCTTACGGCAGAGCAGGAATTAGAACTGCGCAGGCCGATCGAGGATCATATCGGTAAGATTCAGGCAAAGATTGACGGTCTCAGAGCAGACGGTACAGATAAAGTGGTTGCAATGCAGAATGCCATTGATACCATGAAAAGAGATAAGAGCCTGACAAAAGAAGAACGCGAACACAGAATTGCTGCTGCACACAAAGAATTGGAACAGGCAAAAGCAGTAGAATCCAAACATAAGGCTGAGGTTGCAAAATTAATTTCAGAGGCAGAAAATTATCTGAAAGCACATTTTGATAAGGATTATTATCAGGCAGTCGCAGCAAGCTGTGCTCAGGAAAAAGTTGCAGCAAAAGAAAAATACCGCTTAAAAGTAGCAGAACTTGAGAAAGAACATCAGGAACTTGCTTCTAAATTAAAAGATCACCAGGAGATTAAAGACGAGAATTATGTATATAAAAACCGTCTGTTTGATGCGAAACTTCAGTATCAGAAAAATCTTCAGGAAATCAAAGACAGAAGACATGCCGCATATAATTTTAAGTTCCATTTAATTGATTTGCTGCGTATGTCTAAGTTTACATTTCTTGAGACAAGAGCACAGAAATGGGAAAACTACAAGTATACATTCAACAGAAGATCATTCTTATTGCAGAATGGATTGTATATTGCAATTATTTTAATCTTTATTGCATTATGTATCATCACACCGATTATCAAAGGAGCTCCGCTTCTGACATACAATAACGTACTTAACATACTTCAGCAGGCATCTCCTCGAATGTTCCTTGCACTTGGTGTTGCCGGTCTGATCCTTCTTGCAGGTACTGACCTTTCCATCGGACGTATGGTAGGTATGGGTATGACAACAGCAACAATTATCATGCATCAGGGAGTGAATACAGGTTCTGTATTTGGACATATTTTTGATTTTACGAAGATGTCTATCGGTGCAAGAATGATTCTGGCTCTTGTCGTATGTGTTGTACTTTGTACATTCTTTACAACAATTGCCGGTTTCTTTACAGCGAAGTTTAAAATGCATCCATTTATTTCAACAATGGCGAACATGCTTGTAATCTTTGGTCTCATTACTTATGCAACAAAAGGTGTATCTTTCGGTGCAATTGAGCCGACAATTCCAAATATGGTAATTCCTAGAGTCAATGGATTCCCGACAATCATTCTCTGGGCAGTAGCAGCTATTGCAATCGTATGGTTCATTTGGAATAAAACAAGCTTTGGTAAGAATCTGTACGCAGTCGGAGGTAACCCGGAAGCGGCAGCTGTTTCTGGTATTTCTGTATTCTGGGTAACTGTTGGTGCATTTATGCTTGCAGGTGTTCTGTATGGATTTGGTTCCTGGTTAGAGTGTATGAGAATGGTTGGTTCAGGATCAGCAGCTTACGGACAGGGATGGGAGATGGATGCCATCGCAGCCTGTGTAGTTGGCGGAGTATCTTTCACAGGTGGTATTGGTAAGATTTCAGGTGTAGTAGTTGGTGTATTTATCTTTACAGCACTTACATACTCTCTTACAATCCTCGGTATTGATACAAACCTTCAGTTCGTATTCTCAGGTATCATTATCCTTGTGGCAGTAACACTTGACTGTCTGAAATACGTTCAGAAAAAATAA
- a CDS encoding sugar ABC transporter ATP-binding protein has product MADKKDDIILSICGMSKSFGRNRVLDHINLNVKRGTVMGLMGENGAGKSTMMKCLFGTYQKDEGNIFLDGKEVSFSGPKDALENGIAMVHQELNQCLERNVVDNLFLGRYPVNSLGIVDEGRMKKEASELFRKLGMTVNLTQPMRNMSVSQRQMCEIAKAISYNSKVIVLDEPTSSLTVQEVDKLFEMMNMLKEQGIALIYISHKMDEIFKICDEVSVLRDGNLVMTKSTQETNMNELIAAMVGRSLENRFPPVDNQPQDVVLSIQHLSTKFEPHLQDISFDVRKGEIFGLYGLVGAGRTELLETIFGVRTRAAGRVYFNGHLMNFTSAKEAMDHGFAMITEERKANGLFLKEDLTFNTTIANLNHYKSGIALSEAKMVKATADEIRIMHTKCMGPDDMIASLSGGNQQKVIFGKWLERDPQVFMMDEPTRGIDVGAKYEIYELIINMAKQGKTIIVVSSEMPEILGITNRIGVMSNGHLSGIVNTKETNQEELLRLSAKYL; this is encoded by the coding sequence ATGGCAGATAAGAAAGATGATATCATCTTATCGATATGCGGCATGAGCAAATCCTTTGGACGTAACCGTGTTCTTGATCATATCAATCTGAATGTAAAACGCGGAACAGTCATGGGACTTATGGGGGAGAACGGTGCAGGAAAATCTACAATGATGAAGTGCCTGTTCGGAACATATCAGAAAGATGAAGGTAATATTTTCCTTGATGGAAAAGAAGTGAGTTTTTCCGGACCGAAAGATGCCCTTGAGAATGGTATTGCGATGGTTCATCAGGAGCTGAACCAGTGTCTGGAGCGAAATGTAGTTGACAATTTATTTCTTGGACGTTATCCGGTAAATTCTCTGGGAATCGTTGATGAAGGACGAATGAAAAAAGAGGCTTCTGAATTGTTCAGAAAGCTTGGAATGACAGTGAACCTGACACAGCCGATGCGGAATATGTCTGTATCACAGCGTCAGATGTGTGAGATTGCGAAAGCAATTTCTTATAATTCAAAAGTAATCGTTCTTGATGAGCCAACATCATCCCTGACCGTCCAGGAAGTTGATAAACTGTTTGAAATGATGAATATGTTAAAAGAGCAGGGAATTGCTTTGATCTACATTTCTCATAAGATGGACGAGATTTTTAAAATCTGTGATGAAGTATCTGTTCTCCGCGATGGTAATCTTGTTATGACAAAGAGTACTCAGGAGACAAATATGAATGAGCTGATTGCTGCGATGGTAGGACGTTCTCTTGAAAATCGTTTCCCGCCGGTAGATAATCAGCCACAGGACGTTGTACTGTCGATTCAGCATTTATCAACGAAATTTGAACCACATTTACAGGATATTTCATTTGATGTTAGAAAAGGTGAGATTTTTGGTCTGTATGGACTTGTGGGAGCTGGTCGAACAGAGCTTCTGGAAACGATTTTCGGAGTACGGACAAGAGCGGCCGGACGAGTATATTTCAATGGACATCTGATGAACTTTACCAGTGCAAAAGAAGCAATGGATCATGGATTTGCAATGATTACGGAAGAGCGTAAAGCAAATGGTCTGTTCTTAAAAGAGGACTTAACGTTTAATACGACGATTGCCAATTTGAATCATTATAAATCAGGAATTGCTCTTTCAGAAGCTAAGATGGTAAAGGCAACTGCAGATGAAATTCGGATTATGCATACAAAGTGTATGGGACCGGATGATATGATTGCCAGCCTCTCCGGTGGTAATCAGCAGAAGGTTATCTTTGGTAAATGGCTGGAGAGAGATCCACAGGTATTTATGATGGATGAGCCGACAAGAGGTATCGATGTCGGTGCTAAGTATGAGATTTACGAACTGATCATTAACATGGCAAAACAGGGTAAGACAATTATTGTTGTTTCTTCTGAAATGCCGGAGATCCTCGGAATTACTAACCGTATCGGAGTCATGTCCAATGGACACCTCTCCGGAATCGTAAATACAAAAGAGACAAATCAGGAAGAGCTTTTAAGACTCAGTGCAAAATACCTATAA
- a CDS encoding substrate-binding domain-containing protein — protein sequence MKKRIALLMMAAALAVSATACGSGGDTSDGGDKKGEAKTSEVANKDKPLVWFNRQPSNSSTGELDKTALNFNKDTYYVGFDANQGAELQGTMVKDYIEANIDKIDRNGDGVIGYVLAIGDIGHNDSIARTRGVRKALGTAVEKDGNINSDPIGTNTDGSAKAVKDGELEVNGKKYVVRELASQEMKNSAGSTWDAATAGNSIGTWSSSFGDQIDVVASNNDGMGMSMFNAWSKDNKVPTFGYDANSDAVAAIAEGYGGTISQHADVQAYLTLRVLRNALDGVDIDTGIGTEDEAGNVLSDDVYVYREEERSYYALNVAVTADNYQDFTDSTKIYEPVSNQLDKEKNPTKKVWLNIYNAADNFLSSTYQPLLQNYDKLLNLEVEYIGGDGQTESNITNRLGNPGQYDAFAINMVKTDNAASYTSLLNQ from the coding sequence ACAAAGACAAACCATTAGTATGGTTTAACCGTCAGCCATCTAACAGTTCTACAGGAGAGTTGGACAAGACAGCGCTGAACTTCAATAAAGATACATATTATGTAGGATTTGATGCAAATCAGGGTGCTGAGCTTCAGGGAACAATGGTTAAAGATTATATCGAGGCAAACATTGATAAGATTGACCGTAACGGCGATGGTGTAATCGGATATGTACTTGCAATCGGTGATATTGGACACAATGACTCTATTGCTCGTACAAGAGGTGTTCGTAAAGCTCTTGGAACAGCAGTGGAAAAAGATGGAAACATCAACAGTGATCCGATCGGTACAAACACAGACGGATCTGCAAAAGCAGTTAAAGACGGAGAATTGGAAGTAAACGGAAAGAAATATGTTGTTCGTGAACTTGCTTCTCAGGAAATGAAGAACTCTGCAGGTTCTACATGGGATGCAGCAACAGCAGGTAACTCTATCGGAACATGGTCATCTTCTTTTGGAGATCAGATCGATGTAGTTGCATCTAACAACGATGGTATGGGAATGTCAATGTTTAATGCATGGTCAAAAGACAATAAGGTACCGACATTCGGATACGATGCAAACAGCGACGCAGTTGCAGCAATCGCAGAAGGATACGGCGGAACAATCAGCCAGCATGCAGACGTTCAGGCTTACTTAACACTTCGTGTTCTTCGTAACGCACTTGATGGTGTAGACATTGACACAGGTATCGGTACAGAAGATGAAGCAGGAAATGTTCTTTCAGATGATGTTTATGTATACAGAGAAGAAGAACGTTCTTACTATGCATTAAACGTAGCTGTAACAGCAGATAACTATCAGGACTTTACAGATTCTACAAAGATCTACGAGCCGGTTTCTAATCAGCTTGATAAAGAGAAAAACCCTACTAAGAAAGTATGGCTTAACATCTACAATGCAGCAGACAACTTCTTAAGTTCTACATATCAGCCATTGCTTCAGAACTATGATAAACTTCTTAACCTTGAAGTTGAGTACATCGGTGGAGATGGCCAGACAGAATCTAATATCACAAACCGTCTTGGAAACCCTGGACAGTATGATGCATTCGCAATCAACATGGTTAAGACAGACAACGCAGCTTCTTACACATCCTTACTGAATCAGTAA